The following proteins come from a genomic window of Paenibacillus sp. CAA11:
- the cyoD gene encoding cytochrome o ubiquinol oxidase subunit IV, with the protein MAQHNTESGSHDHGHESHGSLKSYVIGFVLSIILTIIPLVIVLNDLMNRTAAFVVIMAAAVLQLFVQLFFFMHLRETEKPRWNVMGLVLGVVILVTVVAGSIWIMEYNKVGY; encoded by the coding sequence ATGGCACAGCATAATACAGAGTCCGGTTCTCATGATCACGGTCATGAATCACATGGTTCGCTGAAATCCTATGTCATTGGATTTGTGCTATCCATCATTCTAACCATCATTCCACTCGTTATCGTACTGAATGACTTGATGAACCGTACGGCTGCATTTGTGGTCATTATGGCTGCTGCAGTCCTGCAATTGTTCGTTCAGCTGTTCTTCTTCATGCATCTCCGCGAGACGGAGAAGCCTCGCTGGAACGTCATGGGACTGGTACTTGGCGTAGTCATTCTGGTTACGGTAGTAGCGGGATCGATTTGGATCATGGAATACAACAAAGTAGGATACTGA
- the cyoC gene encoding cytochrome o ubiquinol oxidase subunit III → MAQSAVNKGNHGAGHDHGHHDPNELKVLGFWFFLISDVILFSVLFATFIVLRNSTAGGPTGEELFNMPGVIAETFILLTSSFTSGLAVLAMNRNQKKQLIGWLIVTAILGAAFIGLEISEFVEMVHEGAAYTTSAFTSAFFTLVGTHGLHVSLGLLWMIGLMIQIGRRGITDTTRGKITVISLYWHFLDVIWIFLLTVVYLMGVM, encoded by the coding sequence ATGGCACAATCGGCTGTAAATAAAGGGAATCACGGTGCCGGCCATGATCACGGTCATCACGACCCGAATGAACTCAAGGTACTTGGCTTCTGGTTCTTCCTGATTTCAGACGTTATTCTCTTCTCCGTCCTGTTCGCGACCTTTATCGTGCTGCGCAACAGCACGGCAGGTGGGCCTACCGGGGAAGAATTGTTCAATATGCCAGGAGTTATCGCAGAGACGTTTATCCTCCTGACATCCAGCTTTACCAGCGGTTTGGCGGTTCTAGCGATGAACCGCAACCAGAAGAAGCAACTGATTGGCTGGCTGATCGTCACAGCTATTCTGGGCGCCGCGTTTATTGGTCTTGAAATTTCCGAGTTTGTTGAAATGGTGCACGAAGGAGCCGCTTATACAACAAGCGCGTTCACATCGGCATTCTTCACACTGGTGGGGACTCACGGTCTTCACGTTTCTCTGGGTCTTCTGTGGATGATCGGACTGATGATTCAGATTGGTCGTCGGGGAATTACAGACACAACCCGCGGCAAGATCACAGTAATCAGCTTGTACTGGCACTTTCTTGACGTCATCTGGATCTTCCTGCTTACGGTTGTCTACTTGATGGGGGTGATGTAA
- a CDS encoding cbb3-type cytochrome c oxidase subunit I gives MLDTIKDFASWFFVTGDPLIYGADVAITLSVIAIVGVLTYFKKWGWLWKNWLTTVDHKKIGIMYILASLLMLFRGGVDAIMMRTQIALPDIKFLEPEHYNQVFTTHGTIMILFMAMPLMFGLFNIIVPLQIGARDVAFPFLNALSFWLFFAGAMLFNMSFVIGGSPDAGWTSYPPLSGLMHNPGVGQNFYIWGIQISGIGSLATGINFMVTLIKMRAPGMTLMKMPMFSWSVFATCIIIILAFPILTMTLALLFLDRFGGAHFFTLDLGGNPMMYINLFWMWGHPEVYIVVLPAFGIFSEVVATFSRKRIFGYKSMVFAMLVISVLSFFTWLHHFFTMGSGADINVFFAITTMLIAIPTGVKIFNWLFTMYRGRIKFELPMMWTIAFIPCFVVGGMTGVLLAVAPADFQFHNSYFLIAHFHQVLIGGVVFGYFAGMYYWWPKMFGFKLNDYWGKWAFWFWNIGFYVCFMPQYALGLAGMTRRISEYSWDTGWGPLNLISTIGAFLMGLGFIFQVVQIATSIFKHQKDVTGDIWDARTLEWSTPSPAPEYNFAVIPHVHDVDDWWETKQRRAKGIPEAPQPQLEPIHMPKNSAIPIIMSLFWFVAGFGFVFGWWWFYVPGMIGVLLCMLARSFSYNTDYYIPVDEIKRTEAAIRGSV, from the coding sequence ATGCTGGATACGATTAAAGACTTCGCGTCATGGTTCTTTGTTACGGGCGACCCGTTAATTTACGGCGCAGACGTAGCCATTACGCTGTCGGTCATCGCAATTGTCGGGGTGCTGACCTATTTCAAAAAATGGGGATGGCTCTGGAAAAACTGGCTGACTACGGTTGACCACAAAAAAATCGGCATTATGTACATTCTGGCATCGCTGCTTATGCTGTTCCGCGGCGGTGTAGACGCCATTATGATGCGGACGCAAATTGCGCTGCCGGATATTAAATTCCTTGAACCTGAACACTATAATCAAGTATTTACGACCCACGGCACGATTATGATCCTCTTCATGGCGATGCCGCTGATGTTCGGACTTTTCAATATTATTGTTCCGCTGCAAATCGGTGCACGGGATGTAGCCTTCCCGTTCCTGAATGCACTTAGCTTCTGGTTGTTCTTCGCAGGAGCGATGCTCTTCAATATGTCCTTCGTGATCGGCGGTTCGCCGGACGCAGGCTGGACCAGTTATCCGCCACTATCCGGACTGATGCATAATCCGGGTGTCGGGCAGAACTTCTATATTTGGGGCATACAGATTTCCGGTATCGGCTCGCTCGCGACAGGGATTAACTTCATGGTGACCCTGATCAAGATGCGTGCACCAGGAATGACATTGATGAAAATGCCAATGTTCTCTTGGTCAGTATTTGCAACTTGTATCATTATCATCCTGGCGTTCCCGATTCTGACGATGACGCTGGCCTTGCTGTTCCTGGACCGTTTTGGCGGCGCGCATTTCTTCACGCTCGACCTTGGCGGTAACCCGATGATGTATATCAACTTGTTTTGGATGTGGGGTCACCCTGAGGTATATATTGTCGTTCTGCCGGCTTTCGGTATTTTCTCCGAAGTCGTGGCGACTTTCTCACGCAAACGGATCTTTGGTTACAAATCTATGGTATTCGCGATGCTGGTCATCAGCGTGCTCTCATTCTTCACTTGGCTCCATCACTTCTTTACGATGGGATCAGGGGCGGACATCAATGTGTTCTTTGCAATCACGACAATGCTGATTGCCATACCGACAGGTGTTAAGATCTTTAACTGGCTGTTCACGATGTACCGTGGCCGGATCAAATTTGAGCTGCCGATGATGTGGACAATCGCGTTCATTCCTTGCTTCGTTGTCGGGGGGATGACCGGGGTGCTGCTGGCTGTAGCACCTGCTGACTTCCAGTTCCACAACAGTTACTTCTTGATTGCTCACTTCCACCAAGTGCTGATTGGCGGGGTTGTCTTCGGATACTTTGCTGGTATGTACTACTGGTGGCCTAAAATGTTTGGCTTCAAGCTTAACGATTACTGGGGTAAATGGGCATTCTGGTTCTGGAACATCGGTTTCTATGTTTGCTTCATGCCGCAATATGCTCTTGGTCTTGCGGGTATGACTCGCCGTATCAGCGAGTACTCTTGGGATACGGGCTGGGGACCGCTGAACCTGATCTCTACGATCGGTGCGTTCCTGATGGGCTTGGGCTTTATTTTCCAAGTGGTCCAAATTGCAACCAGCATCTTCAAGCATCAAAAAGACGTTACTGGAGACATCTGGGATGCACGCACGCTGGAATGGTCTACACCATCCCCGGCACCTGAGTATAACTTCGCCGTTATTCCTCATGTTCATGATGTGGATGACTGGTGGGAGACCAAACAGCGCCGTGCGAAGGGAATTCCAGAGGCACCGCAGCCGCAGCTGGAGCCAATCCATATGCCGAAGAACTCGGCGATTCCGATCATCATGTCGCTCTTCTGGTTTGTCGCAGGCTTCGGCTTTGTGTTCGGCTGGTGGTGGTTCTACGTTCCAGGTATGATTGGCGTTCTGCTCTGCATGCTGGCGCGTTCGTTCTCTTATAATACGGATTACTACATTCCTGTAGATGAAATTAAACGCACGGAAGCTGCAATAAGGGGGTCCGTATAA
- a CDS encoding ring-cleaving dioxygenase, with protein sequence MELKGIHHVSAITANAPGNFEFYTKVLGLRLIKKTVNQDDISVYHLFYGDVKGNPGTELTFFEIPNAGQNRDGNESISAISLRVPNDAALEYWKNRFEEFNVEHEPIAERAGRSTLAFRDFEGQRLILVSDEHDEGVPGGIPWDRSPVPAEQGIVGLGPVKLTVSNAEPTALVLTELLGFRRKGTYPSAAAGQPDIQVFETGQGGTGTEIHLEERHDLPKERLGRGGMHHVAFRVDNEEELKQWIERVRKFKFPNSGFVDRFYFRSLYFREPNGILFELATDGPGFDTDEDIMHLGESLALPPFLESKRAQIEAMLKPLDTKQQSSASDF encoded by the coding sequence ATGGAACTTAAAGGCATTCACCACGTATCCGCTATTACCGCTAACGCACCGGGCAATTTCGAATTCTATACGAAAGTGTTAGGGCTGCGCCTCATTAAGAAGACCGTCAATCAGGATGATATTTCGGTCTACCATTTATTCTATGGAGACGTGAAGGGAAATCCCGGAACAGAGCTTACTTTCTTCGAGATCCCGAATGCGGGCCAGAACCGTGATGGGAACGAGAGCATCTCTGCCATCTCCCTGCGCGTTCCGAATGATGCCGCCCTTGAATACTGGAAGAACCGCTTTGAAGAGTTCAATGTCGAGCATGAGCCAATTGCCGAGCGGGCAGGCCGGTCCACATTGGCGTTCCGGGACTTTGAAGGACAACGCCTCATCCTCGTCTCCGACGAGCATGATGAGGGCGTACCGGGCGGCATCCCATGGGATCGCAGTCCGGTGCCCGCCGAGCAGGGCATTGTAGGCTTAGGTCCCGTCAAGCTCACGGTCAGCAATGCGGAGCCAACGGCGCTGGTGCTGACCGAATTGCTCGGCTTCCGCCGCAAAGGTACCTACCCTTCCGCCGCTGCCGGACAACCTGACATTCAGGTGTTCGAAACCGGACAAGGCGGGACGGGTACGGAGATTCACCTGGAAGAACGGCATGATCTCCCCAAGGAGCGGCTCGGGCGCGGAGGCATGCACCATGTAGCTTTCCGTGTAGATAACGAGGAAGAGCTGAAGCAATGGATTGAACGGGTACGGAAGTTCAAGTTCCCCAATTCCGGCTTCGTAGACCGGTTCTATTTCCGCTCGCTGTATTTCCGGGAACCGAACGGTATTCTGTTCGAGCTGGCCACAGATGGCCCTGGATTCGATACCGATGAAGATATTATGCACCTTGGAGAGTCCTTAGCGCTGCCGCCATTCCTGGAATCCAAACGGGCCCAAATCGAGGCAATGCTGAAGCCGCTGGATACGAAGCAGCAATCATCCGCTTCTGATTTCTAA
- a CDS encoding AEC family transporter, translating to MLLQILLDIILPIFVLIGFGALMQRAFRLDLYTLAKINFYYITPAAVFMSMYQAEMSPSLLGTVALFYAVYVFILYLISAAVSKPLGFKRGMKAAFTNSLILDNSGNYGLPINDLVFKGDPLAASVQALIMSFQSLLTFTYGTISVQSAKAEGFGKQALIGFLKMPVPYCLVLGLVLHALNVPLPEFVSKPLLYIDHSLVAVALLTLGAQIVKYPLQLTRLEVYYSVLIRLLIAPAIGLCLVLLLGLKGIPAQALLIASGMPTGVNTSILAEEYNNEPDFAAQTVLVSTLLNIVTITGLITLAKHFA from the coding sequence ATGCTATTGCAGATCTTACTTGACATCATTTTGCCCATCTTTGTGCTGATTGGGTTCGGAGCGCTAATGCAGCGTGCCTTTCGGCTCGATCTCTACACCCTGGCAAAAATAAACTTCTACTATATTACCCCGGCGGCTGTATTTATGAGTATGTATCAAGCGGAAATGTCGCCGTCACTGCTTGGAACGGTCGCCCTGTTCTATGCCGTGTATGTGTTCATTCTTTATTTAATCAGCGCGGCGGTCAGCAAGCCTCTGGGATTCAAACGAGGTATGAAGGCCGCCTTCACGAACAGCTTGATTCTGGACAATTCAGGAAACTATGGACTTCCTATTAATGATCTTGTATTTAAAGGAGACCCGCTTGCCGCTTCAGTACAGGCACTGATCATGTCCTTTCAAAGCCTGCTAACCTTCACCTATGGAACGATTTCGGTGCAAAGCGCCAAGGCGGAAGGATTCGGCAAGCAGGCCCTGATTGGCTTCCTCAAGATGCCTGTGCCTTACTGTCTGGTGCTGGGACTCGTTCTTCACGCTCTAAACGTGCCGCTGCCGGAATTCGTATCCAAGCCTCTGCTGTATATCGATCACTCGCTAGTTGCAGTTGCTTTGCTTACGCTGGGGGCACAGATCGTCAAATACCCGCTGCAGCTAACCCGGCTTGAAGTCTACTACAGTGTGCTTATTCGGCTGCTCATCGCGCCGGCAATCGGGCTTTGCCTTGTTCTGCTGCTGGGGCTGAAGGGTATTCCTGCTCAAGCTCTGCTGATCGCTTCGGGAATGCCTACAGGTGTGAATACATCCATCCTTGCCGAGGAATATAACAATGAACCTGATTTTGCAGCCCAGACCGTCCTGGTCTCCACCCTGCTGAATATAGTAACGATTACGGGCCTGATTACTTTGGCCAAGCATTTTGCTTAA
- a CDS encoding threonine/serine exporter family protein, which translates to MIAQLVTSFIASAAFGIIFNAPRRALLQCGLTGMLGWIVYYILDPRLDTVLSTVAATLLIGVVSQLSAKVYRMPVIIFSVAGIIPLVPGGLAYDAMRKFVENDYNAAVQLAAQAFLISGSIAIGLVLSEVLNQAFRRRKN; encoded by the coding sequence ATGATTGCACAATTGGTTACCAGCTTTATCGCATCTGCGGCCTTCGGCATTATCTTCAATGCGCCCAGACGCGCGCTTCTGCAGTGCGGCCTAACGGGCATGCTGGGCTGGATCGTCTACTATATCCTGGACCCTCGCCTTGATACAGTGCTCTCTACAGTAGCCGCCACACTGCTGATCGGGGTGGTCAGCCAGCTGTCAGCCAAGGTCTACCGAATGCCTGTCATTATCTTCAGCGTTGCAGGCATCATTCCGCTGGTTCCCGGCGGTCTGGCCTATGATGCGATGCGGAAGTTCGTCGAGAACGACTACAATGCTGCCGTACAACTCGCTGCCCAGGCCTTCCTTATCTCCGGCTCCATTGCGATCGGACTTGTCCTCTCCGAGGTGCTGAACCAAGCCTTCCGCAGGCGTAAGAATTAA
- the cyoA gene encoding ubiquinol oxidase subunit II, with the protein MDKKPRSLRTLIAVVITVLTLGVLIWGTFFTVDYLVLDPKGPIGEKQKDLIIISTLLCSIVIVPVLILTAVIVWRYRDKPKRKAAYDPNWHHSTKLETIWWGVPIVIILVLGIVTAKYTYALEPSKPLDPEQKPVTVQVVSLNWKWLFLYPEEGIATVNTLTIPKDVPIRFEITADSPMNSFWIPQLGGQIYAMNGMSMTLYLKADEVGTYFGSGANFTGEQFTKMRFDVHAKTQKDYDAWVDSVKQKTDKTLTADGYNTLAKPGVMGEEEYSSFPEGIYNKIAFKYVVEGEGHHHGGGSAKGSSTEDQDMDMDMSGMDMSHESDASTSHAGH; encoded by the coding sequence ATGGATAAAAAACCAAGATCGCTTCGAACGCTGATCGCTGTGGTTATCACCGTGCTGACCCTCGGCGTGCTGATCTGGGGTACGTTCTTCACTGTGGATTACCTGGTTCTTGATCCGAAGGGGCCGATTGGTGAGAAGCAGAAGGACCTCATCATCATTTCAACACTGCTGTGCAGCATTGTGATCGTGCCGGTGCTTATTCTGACTGCAGTCATCGTATGGCGCTACCGCGATAAGCCTAAGCGTAAGGCTGCTTATGATCCGAACTGGCATCACAGCACGAAGCTGGAGACCATTTGGTGGGGAGTACCGATTGTTATTATTTTGGTGCTCGGTATTGTTACGGCCAAGTACACATATGCGCTTGAGCCTTCCAAACCGCTTGATCCGGAGCAGAAGCCGGTAACGGTTCAGGTTGTATCTCTGAACTGGAAATGGCTGTTCCTGTATCCGGAAGAGGGAATTGCAACGGTGAACACCTTGACGATTCCTAAGGATGTTCCGATCCGTTTTGAGATCACGGCGGATTCGCCGATGAACTCCTTCTGGATTCCGCAGCTCGGCGGACAGATTTATGCAATGAATGGCATGTCGATGACCCTGTATTTGAAGGCCGATGAAGTCGGCACTTACTTCGGGTCCGGTGCTAACTTTACTGGCGAGCAGTTCACCAAGATGCGCTTTGATGTGCATGCCAAGACTCAAAAGGATTATGATGCTTGGGTAGACAGTGTGAAGCAGAAGACTGACAAGACTTTGACAGCAGACGGCTACAATACGCTGGCTAAACCAGGCGTGATGGGTGAGGAAGAATACTCCTCCTTCCCTGAAGGCATCTACAACAAGATTGCGTTCAAATATGTAGTTGAAGGTGAAGGGCATCATCATGGCGGCGGTTCTGCCAAAGGCTCTTCCACAGAAGATCAAGATATGGACATGGACATGTCAGGGATGGATATGAGCCATGAATCCGATGCATCCACATCCCACGCAGGACATTGA
- a CDS encoding threonine/serine exporter family protein, which yields MLQSGAETYRVEDTMSRIAASVGLPVSHSYVTPTGIIFQSGDAGSARMIRIAERTTDLEKVAAVNAISRQLGEGKLSAAKASALLQEIDTARHAYSVPLQIAAASIASGCFAIMFKGSWADFAPALISGGIGFAAVILLQHLVRIKFFAEFSASFLVGLLSYLLVQAGIGQELDKIIIGSVMPLVPGLLITNAVRDLMAGHLVSGLSRGAEAFLTAFAIGAGIAVVFTFF from the coding sequence ATGCTGCAAAGCGGAGCGGAGACTTATCGAGTAGAGGATACAATGTCCCGGATTGCCGCCTCCGTGGGGCTGCCAGTCTCCCACAGCTACGTAACTCCGACGGGGATTATTTTTCAGTCTGGGGATGCGGGGTCGGCCCGGATGATACGGATTGCAGAGCGGACAACGGACCTGGAGAAGGTGGCCGCAGTGAACGCGATCTCCAGGCAGCTTGGAGAGGGCAAGCTGTCGGCGGCCAAAGCCTCCGCGCTGCTTCAGGAGATTGATACCGCCCGGCACGCCTATTCAGTGCCGCTGCAAATTGCTGCGGCTTCCATAGCCAGCGGGTGCTTTGCCATTATGTTCAAGGGAAGCTGGGCTGACTTTGCCCCGGCTCTAATCAGCGGAGGAATCGGCTTTGCAGCGGTCATCCTGCTTCAGCATCTCGTCAGAATCAAGTTCTTCGCCGAATTCTCAGCCTCTTTCCTCGTCGGGCTGCTCTCCTATTTGCTCGTACAGGCAGGCATCGGTCAGGAGCTTGATAAGATCATTATTGGCTCCGTGATGCCGCTGGTGCCCGGCCTGCTCATTACCAACGCCGTGAGGGATCTGATGGCCGGACACCTGGTATCCGGGCTGTCCCGAGGCGCTGAAGCCTTTCTAACCGCCTTTGCGATTGGGGCGGGCATTGCCGTAGTATTTACATTTTTCTAG
- a CDS encoding MarR family winged helix-turn-helix transcriptional regulator codes for MNQEQDHSEAALSHSDVRLGTLIWFRLSRFYNQSIRRTSQHLKQWELSAAQFDALNQIGANKRLTQQELADKLLVTKGNITQLLSRMEELGWVRRDQEWKTKYVSLTPQGQELLASCAPQQEQLQAEQFSALSREEKKQLLALLRKIQ; via the coding sequence GTGAACCAGGAGCAAGATCATTCTGAAGCAGCCCTTTCCCACTCGGATGTTCGGCTGGGGACTCTGATTTGGTTCCGCCTTTCGCGCTTTTATAACCAAAGCATCCGCCGTACAAGCCAGCATCTGAAGCAGTGGGAGCTATCCGCCGCTCAGTTTGATGCTTTGAACCAAATTGGCGCGAATAAGCGCCTTACACAGCAAGAGCTGGCTGACAAGCTGCTCGTGACTAAGGGGAATATCACCCAGCTGCTAAGCCGCATGGAGGAACTGGGCTGGGTGCGCCGCGATCAGGAGTGGAAGACGAAATATGTCTCACTCACCCCGCAAGGTCAAGAGCTATTGGCATCATGTGCCCCGCAGCAGGAGCAGCTCCAGGCGGAGCAATTCAGCGCACTGAGCCGTGAGGAGAAGAAGCAGCTGTTAGCTCTGTTAAGGAAGATACAATAG